Within Oreochromis aureus strain Israel breed Guangdong linkage group 19, ZZ_aureus, whole genome shotgun sequence, the genomic segment AAACTAAAATAGTTCCATCAAGGGGCATTTTTAACAGTATCTAGCTTCAGTAAAAATATTGGAGATTGTAAAAAATGAAAGGAGTGTCAATACAAGAACttataaattattatttctACCTACGGCGGAGAGAAAATTATTATCTTCGTCACTAAAAATATCATAATTAACTGTAATATACGTAAGCCACTGCGAATGGGTATATTAATGAAGAGGAATGTCTCCACAGCTTGGACGTAGATAAGATGGAGAGCCCTAAAGGCCTCTGCCTGCTCATTAATTTGCAGCAAAGCAACGTCGGATGCTGCGCCTCCGCTCGTCAGTCTCCACTGCGCAGCCGCAGTTGCTCCAGGACGCTGAGTGCAGAGCAGGGAAGACAGAAAAATGGCCCTCGACAATTTGATTTTCGCCCAGTGCATCCTTTATTTTTTAGCTTTCGTTTTCGGTTTTATCGCCGTGGTGCCTCTGTCTGAAAACACGGAGGATTTCGGGGGGAAATGCCTGCTGTTCACGCGGGGTATGtggcaaaatgaaaacatcacTGTGATGAAGCAGCGCTTCATCGTGGAGGAGTGGGGACCTGAGTCCTCCTGCAGCTTCATCACTTTTGTCGGGATAGCGTCCCTCATCCTGTCCGCAGTGCAGGCTTGGAGGCTGCTGTTCTTTCTGTGCAAAGGACACGACGAGTGAGTGACCGTTCACCTGTGCCTCTTCCTTCAATAGAAGCTCATTCGAAAGCTTATGAAGCAATACCACTCCAGCGGTCTGAGTGTAAATGTGCCATTCCTGTCCATCTTCCACGCCCTTGTTCGTGCACTGTCTTGTCAATTTCATAGCCTGCATGTATTATACTCTATTTTATAGCTGATGGAAATGGGCACGGAAGCATCCTGTAAAATGTCAAGTCACTGCCATCTCCCAAAGATGGGGGAAtactcattttaaaaaagaaatcaaagcctATGCTTCACCTACTATTTCATGTGACATCAAAGCAACTTATGTGTCATTATGTTGATGTGTGATTGAAAGACTTAATCATCAGAGTTGCATATGTCATGCAGAGTAATAGGCCTCTGTGTCAGTTGTGTAAGCCTACATACTCCAGAGATGTTGAGGGTTTTTGCCTGCCCTaacccagttttttttttttttttttttttttgtatttctgttctgtctgcctgcagctccatcttcaatgCCTTCCTCAACCTGCTCATTAGCTCCCTGGTGGTGTTCACAGTCTTCCTGTCCAGCACCATCGTTAGTGTGGGCTTTAACCTGTGGTGTGACGCCATCACTGAGGGTGGGACTATGCCTAGCAGGTGAGAGAGAAGCGCAGGTGTTCTACTTTTTCCGGATGATGCTGTGGTTTAGTCCCTCTAAACGTCACTTTCTGTTTAGCTGTGAAGACATGCAGGACACTGATCTAGAACTGGGTCTGGACAACTCTGCTTTCTATGACCAGTTTGCTATAGCTCAggtaaaaatcttttaaaatttaCGTACAGACAGTATAACAAATTTAACAATCGGAGTAAATGCAATGACTGCTTTTACTCTTTCAGTTTGGGCTGTGGGCCGCCTGGCTCACCTGGCTCGGGATCACTGTGATGGCTTTTCTGAAGGTCTACCACAACTACAGACAAGAGGACCTGCTCGACACCCTGATCCATGAGAAGGAATTGCTGCTCGGCCGCTCTTCACGCCGCGGCTCTGACCTCAAGACCGGCCTGATTTAGAAATCAGGAAGACGCACAAACATACACGTTCATTCACAGTTAACCATATAGAACCATGTAGTCCTCTTGCCTGCCGTGACCAACACCAGTATTCGCCTGTGTAGACAATCAAAATCAATTGGCTTTTGCTCCCACGAAGATGAATTGAATCAAATCGACAATTTTAGCTCTGTTTTCCAGaagtaactgaaaataaaatctacAGATGGTTGTTAACCTTTCCTGTGCTATATTGAGATAATCCATCCCTTATTCAACCCCAGCCCAGATTTGATAgtattaaaacttttttttcaacaaaaaaaaatacatcttttATCAAATATACGTTCTTGTTTAGTAAAAACAGTATTAATGGTTTGGAGAGTTTGGCCAGTGGATCTTGTCCTTGTGAAATTTCTGCATGGATCTAAAGCATGTAAAATTTCTCGGGTGCTTTTTAGACAtaaaggagttttttttttcttcaccaaTAAATGTGTTCCTAACTTaggcttctttttttcctgccagTATCCACAGTGCATCTCGGCAAAGTGAGAACTGCATGCTCCAGCAAAGTTAAACGGTGTGTGCGTTTGCAGCATCTTTACACATTTATCAGCAGCTACAAAAGgcgttttataaaaaaaaagaaaaaaaaaagacaaattgcaGCTCTACACATTCGTGCATTTGGCAGGCAGTCTAAAAGGCTTTTAGCAATCTGTGTGAGATAAGAAAACAGATCCTATCTTGTGCCATTTAGCAACTCAGGCTTCTTCTGCACACTTTATAGGCTACAAACCAATATACTCTATATTACTGTGACTAGACACACAAGTATACCTGCATGCATCTCTCTCCCTGTTAAATCCCACGCTCACTTATTGACAGAGGTTAAGAAAGGAAAGTCGGCTGCTTCACTTTGATAGGCAatgacagtttttatttcaaaaacaactgaaataaaaaaagcaaaaaccgGTAGGAACTAAGAAAACCCTCCATAAAGGCACTTCTTTCAAAGTGACCATAGATGTTTGGACAGCAGTGAAATGCAGCTTTAAGCTAAATGTGCATATACAGGACATAAGCTCACTGGGTATTGTTTTATTGCTAATGACGATTTCGTTTGACAGTACAGAGTCGAGAGTATTCCTTTTCTCCGGTACATCTGCTATTAGCCTTATGTATTGCTTTGACAGTCAAACGGGAGATctccaaaataaaagacaaacaaactcGTTTTATTTTGAGTTCCCTGAAATCTGTTGTATAAAGTGTTTTAATGGAATATATGTGATGTGTGTTATTGCTCATAATGAGAGGTATGTGGGATGTGCATCACTGTGCCCTTTGATTCCTATAATCCATTTATGTGGTGATTTGGCTGTTTGAATTTGACTTGCCTTGTTTGATAAAGGGACTCATACAACAACGTCTGGCTCTGTTAAATTTCTGTGTTTGGCCTCTAAAATAGcaattacctttttttttttctttttgtaatgtaTTGCAAATATCCGTTCAACCCACGCACTTCCATACACTTGACATCAGAATTAAAACCTGAATGTTTCatttgaatataaatgctacagataacaaaaagttaaaaaaaatccatataacCAGAAGTCTGATAGTACGTAGAAGCAGATATACAATATAGaagaataaataacatttaGCATAAAGTATTTTTGTGGGATTCAGGCGGTTATAAAGAGGAACACTGTCAAAAGCACAAGCATTCGTTCGGGTTGAGTATATTCTGTTTCATGATAGGTAATATTGTGCTGCAGATTATTATCCTCCGTGAAACTAGCAATCAGCTGACAGGCGACCAGACAGTCGGAAAAGAACAAGGTGTTTTTCATGTCCAAGTCATTCCGTGAAGTGATGCggccctgtgttttcttttttcagaccATCATTAAACAGTTTACACATTCATGCTTCTGTCTGCCTCCTCTCAGTGTGCCAATCACAAGTGCCAATCAAAGTCGTTTCTCAGTCCTCTCTACATTCATTTATGTGCAATTACAAGGCTAAATACTGTGATAGTCCTTAGTATATTGAGCCATATATACACATTCATTTCTGTGTAATATCTGGTATACACAAATCATGTACCGTAACAAAATAAATTTGCATTCCACGGAAACATTCACTCACAGACAGCAGACTGTGACAtgaatagaagaaaaaaaataaatgttgtgGAGATTATGCAAGTGTAACATGTCAGCGTCAACAGTGCAGATGTGCAAAATGCCGTTACAACTTAAATATGGAGTGGCATGCCCACCACCTtagtacatatatacatacagacatgGAAGCTACATATTTCTGGGATTACACATTTTCCCTTTTTCATGGTGAGAGTGGAgtaaaaccacagacagtgtgtAGAGCCTTGCCAAATGGCTGAGGTGTTTGTAGGCCCGGGCACCTTCAAAGATAGGAAAAAGAgggatctaaaaaaaaaaattaataataaattaaaagagGCTCCATGTCTCCACCTGTGGTTGATAACAGTCACTGCATTGTCAACCATATCCAGCAGCCCCACAGAAGCTGTTTCATGTGCAGCAGGTAGACGGCCAAAGCTGCCTCCAGCTCCTCGCACACTCTCTGTGGGCGTCGACGGTCTGTGCAGTACATGGCAACGCCCAGGAATGACATCAGCAGGAAGAGGCAGGTGAACAGGGCAAGGTGGGGGCGGGATGGTGTAGTCTCATAGGCtgcacaggggaaaaaaaacagaccgGTTTTTCACAGTTTTGATTTGTAAATGACGAGCATTTGAATTGCacatttcttttgtcttttgagGCGAGGCCTGGGAAGTGTCAGGTTTCAGAGGATGTTTTTGTAGATTAGTTATAGATTAGTTAAGCTTACATTAAAATTTGCTGTTCCAGGCATTGTTAAACAAGAGGTGACAGTGACGTGCTAAACTCCCCATAGCATGTGTGCCATGCGGAGTCCTAACAATTCTAATGCTAATGCTGCTACAAGCCTGACAGGCTCTTTCCTCTTTATGAGTGCACTTTTGAAACTCTCATGTGTTCACTAGTAAAGTTATTTTTCAGACAGACTTACCACCTATACAGTCACAATAAGGATCGTCTGCAAAGCCAAAAGAAAAGAGGTCAGTCAGTCACTGAAAGCTGACCTCATGATGCGCAGCAGCTACAAACCAGCAGCTGTACCCTTCCAGTCGCCACTGTCTCTCTTGAACAGACTCCACAGTGCCTCATTTGCAtgcataattaattaaaaagaataaatctCTTGCTCATGTGTGGACGTCTCTTGgcattacattatttttaagtAGCACAGAACCCCCAAATGACAGTAGTTTATGATGCAATTTCTGGGTGTTTTAATaccagctgtgtttcctcttTAATGTAAATTGCAAGGCATGTGCAGCTTTGGGCTGAGGGTTCCTGTCTAAGCTGGGATAGCAACACAtttttaagaataaaaatacCAATGAAAAGCACCAGAGGGCAACATGTTCTCTGTGCAAACACATCTTACAGCCTAAATCCGAGCAGGCTGGACTCATTACAAATTGTTTGCGTGCATGCTTTCTTACCGTGCACTGTGGTCTCAGGCTCCCTGAATCGAACTCTGCGCTCGCCTTTACGTTTGTGGTTGAGTTCTGTGTCTAGTCCGTAGTTGGAACTTGGCTTCTTTAGGATGGAAGTGGGGACTTTGCTGTTGGTTAACTACATTAGATAAAATTCACATTGAGCACATTTATTGCATTAAAGGCCAGCAGCAAACAGCTGGAACAGATCTATTCCAAAGAAGCTGCCTCAtataagacagaaaaaaatcagaataacACTAACCAGATCCCCTCAGGTGTTTTACCTACCTTAGGTTTAAGTGTGTCTTCCTGATGATGGTGAGTGTCCTTTCTGTGGCGTACCTCTGAGTGTTTCTCCCGGTGGGAATGAGGAAGACAGCTGACCGAGTCTCTGAGAGACTCTGCAGCAGCGAAACGTTTGGACagtgcagacacacactgacCCAGAGAGTCTAGCAAGAGAACCATGACCATACAGAACATGAGAAGAGCGGCTTAACATCGGAGTCTCCAGTCAAGACAGAGCAGAGCTCAAGCTCAACATGCAAATGTACAGGAGGCAAGACGGAAGTGTGTTAACTCTGTCTGCACCGGGTACAGTGCAGCTGTGGGAGTTCAGCACAACTGCACAGTGCTCACTGTGCGAAAAGCTAAATTATCAATTATATCAGGGCCTCTAAAAAAATTTGGATCTCATCACAGtttataaatagaaataaaaattagCCACTACAGACTACACCGACATTGCTTTAAAGTTGCCTACTATTGTGTATGTGTCAGCATTGCTGGATAAATTCTCTCTCAGATGACTTCAGTTATTAATAAAAACATGCTAGTTACAATAATATCTTAGATCAGTTATTTAGTCCATATTTTTACTTCTGGCGAGAACTTTGGCTTTTTAATAGGTGCAGACTGTAGTTATGTGAGTGGAAAATAAATTGAATCAAAGATGACTTAAAATGAAGTGAAGGCTCAGATATTTTGGGACGCATATGCAATTATAATTTCAACATATCACATACTACAGTTAAGTCTACATCAGCTTGAAAATACATGTAGGAATGTTGTAGCAGAGGGAGGGGCTGACTGACCTACTTAATGGTCAAGGGTATGTGAGGGACATGGGCTGTAAACACTTAAACCTGCCATCATGGTGCAGGTCAAAAAGGAGCCCTTTCTGCTCAgtgcaaaatgaaacaaaacaatgcaCAGATCCttaatttttccagtttttcagcaaacattttaaGACAAACTGAGGTGAACAACAAgcattttccccccttttttatgGTCTATACTCGTGTCTTTGTGCAGCTGCTCTTGTTCTGCACGTGTGTCTCTGTAAGCTGACTCAACACTAAACTGTTTCTACGTCTTAACAAAATGCACAGTTCAGAGTCAGGTAAGCCAAGCATGCACACTGTGCAACAAATCCACAACCTTAAACCGTCACTCTGCACGTTCCTGTGTCCAACATGACCACAAATTTGAATTAATTTAGCATTTTCATGGCATGAGACTGTGTTGTGTGCGCTCTATAACAGGGATTAACATCGTAAAACACGGAGGTCTCCACCCTTATTCTATATACTACTCTCTGAATCATACACCCATGTTTGTTTtcactgtgtatttatgtgcgTACAGTAAATCCCCGCGTCATAAGTGTTTACTCTGTATTATTCAACTTAAGTGAGCCTTTACCTGAATATTCAGTCTTGCCAATTTCAGCATATACGGTTGCCATGAGCTCAAGGCTTCTAGCTGTAATTGGATGGTCATTTCCAAAGGCCCTCTGGTGAATCTTTGTAGCCTGAAACAAGCAGAGACGTATTATTTTAAAGCTTACAGAAGAGTTATAATATTCTATTGGTTCAAATATCCGATTTTACATACCTTACCGCTGTATTCTAGGGCAAGATGAGGtctaaaaggaaaaggaaagacaAATGAAACGAATAAACTAAAGGCAACGCCACTTTGTTTTTCTGGAATAAATATTTGCTGACACCAAATGTGTTATGTTAATAATGGATGACTTAGAATTATCAAACATCATCTAGCCGACATTTTCTTCCGTTTGAAAAGATGTACATGTTACGGGTAAATATTTCCAGAGATGATAATAATTCCAGACCATAATGAAGCAGAAAAGGCACATGCTTCATTGTCAGGGGAGCATATCAGTTTCTGTGTTCGGTGCACATCAGCATGACAAATCTAAACACAGGTGTGCTGTGA encodes:
- the c19h14orf180 gene encoding nutritionally-regulated adipose and cardiac enriched protein homolog, producing MLNGGREGLFELGQQLQQQGEYQAALHCFLSCLLGLTHVQSFTSLPNCLHQIAELFITEKNYGKALQFIQAEKMFYEVALIELTALQGSAGPQEEATLGSAGWTTPEELSEQASQAQHLERLAQLCIMSKQPHLALEYSGKATKIHQRAFGNDHPITARSLELMATVYAEIGKTEYSDSLGQCVSALSKRFAAAESLRDSVSCLPHSHREKHSEVRHRKDTHHHQEDTLKPKLTNSKVPTSILKKPSSNYGLDTELNHKRKGERRVRFREPETTVHAYETTPSRPHLALFTCLFLLMSFLGVAMYCTDRRRPQRVCEELEAALAVYLLHMKQLLWGCWIWLTMQ
- the LOC116334717 gene encoding transmembrane protein 179 — protein: MALDNLIFAQCILYFLAFVFGFIAVVPLSENTEDFGGKCLLFTRGMWQNENITVMKQRFIVEEWGPESSCSFITFVGIASLILSAVQAWRLLFFLCKGHDDSIFNAFLNLLISSLVVFTVFLSSTIVSVGFNLWCDAITEGGTMPSSCEDMQDTDLELGLDNSAFYDQFAIAQFGLWAAWLTWLGITVMAFLKVYHNYRQEDLLDTLIHEKELLLGRSSRRGSDLKTGLI